The Acanthopagrus latus isolate v.2019 chromosome 13, fAcaLat1.1, whole genome shotgun sequence genome contains a region encoding:
- the LOC119030717 gene encoding short transient receptor potential channel 2-like, with protein MENLTPEQWREIMNKKMRFPPELISAIQEGKADLLCGLLKTGDGIIRQLDESEDRQWREALNLSIRLGSEDCMDALLQGVKFDFRQIHEALLVAVDTNQPRVVKRLLDRLDQEKGNKMDVRSFSQAIFDHSIDNSQFAPGVTPLTLACQKDLYEIVTMLTQKGHVIPWPHKISCACLECRNGRQYDLLKFSLSRINTYRGIASRAYLSVTSEDAMLQAFSLSRELRMLSQKEPEFKPQYLGLEQLCQDFAVELLGMCRNQAEVTTILNSCGEESQESFEEQAFEKGIPNLSRLRLAVNYNQKQFVAHPICQQVLSSIWCGHLAGWRGSRTAWKLLVSVGIFLTMPFLCMVYWLAPRSKVGKILKIPVIKFLLHSASYLWFLITLLGESITMELYRDKFASRQQNILHSSFHMVWVVGFFWYECKEVWIEGLRSYFLDWWNCLDVMVLSMYLASFALRVLIMLKGIFLCKDHSGAEECVYFTQTVRKDWHQEDPQLIAEVLFAVTSMLSFTRLAYILPAHESLGTLQISIGKMIDDMMRFMFILMIIGTAFLCGINNVYVPYVISPHLGRFNETFHFLFWTMFGVANQDYVDMPQYVLAEFVGRILYGIFTLVIVIVLLNMLIAMITNSFQKIEDDADVEWKFARSKLYLSYFREGLTMPVPFNIIPSPKAVFYIIRGIFRRLCCCFNCNPEDKYPPITSMNNGDGSEEIPYRQQVIRALVQRYIESARREFEESKRKDIGNRITELSKAVVRIHSDMKVVQQLLTDDGQNVSDALTKDGASVLGKYIIGAKNNFRGFTTRQEDKSTPLSVAVHHREEGADKEKVDSDVKQESDAQQSQEGGCGADESKQVTDCDVVKMEEGRATAELGDDKEAEKKEQGEAERNENTDSKVKEEVVAGTSFDNVGEKVKAEDTQVEAEKQGEGGILTGGKVGEKHTETTPKQAESVKANNEKADAKSLAIKFKDAELQEKKVEAKWMKGKKVEPNVEEKCGVREGSDKPGAKKTIPSPTGSSISQDTGFGSQEGEGSIDGVLVRP; from the exons ATGGAAAACCTCACG CCAGAACAATGGCGCGAGATTATGAACAAGAAGATGCGCTTCCCTCCGGAGCTCATCTCTGCCATTCAGGAGGGGAAAGCAGATCTGCTGTGTGGACTGCTGAAGACCGGGGACGGCATCATCCGCCAGCTGGATGAGTCTGAGGACCGGCAGTGGAGGGAAGCACTCAACCTGTCTATCCGCCTGGGCAGCGAGGACTGCATGGACGCCCTCCTGCAGGGGGTCAAGTTTGACTTCCGGCAGATCCACGAGGCCCTGCTTGTTGCCGTGGACACCAACCAGCCCCGGGTGGTGAAGCGTCTGCTGGACCGCCTGGACCAGGAGAAAGGAAACAAGATGGACGTGCGCTCCTTCTCCCAGGCCATCTTTGACCACTCCATTGACAACTCCCAGTTTGCCCCCGGCGTCACTCCTCTGACGTTAGCCTGCCAGAAGGACCTGTATGAAATAGTCACCATGCTCACCCAGAAAGGTCACGTCATCCCGTGGCCTCATAAGATATCCTGTGCCTGCCTGGAGTGTCGCAACGGACGGCAGTACGACCTGCTCAAGTTCTCCTTGTCTCGCATCAACACCTACCGTGGCATCGCCAGCCGCGCCTACCTGTCCGTCACCTCGGAGGATGCCATGCTCCAGGCTTTCAGTCTCAGCAGAGAGCTCCGCATGCTGTCGCAGAAAGAGCCAGAGTTCAAG CCTCAGTACCTGGGCCTGGAGCAGCTGTGTCAGGATTTTGCCGTCGAGCTGCTGGGCATGTGTCGCAACCAGGCGGAGGTGACCACCATCCTGAACAGCTGTGGAGAAGAGAGCCAGGAATCCTTTGAGGAGCAGGCCTTCGAGAAGGGAATACCCAACCTGTCACGTCTGCGGCTCGCTGTCAACTACAACCAGAAGCAG TTCGTGGCCCATCCGATCTGCCAGCAGGTGCTGTCGTCTATCTGGTGTGGACACCTGGCAGGCTGGAGAGGCAGCCGCACGGCCTGGAAGCTGTTGGTCTCTGTGGGGATCTTCCTCACCATGCCTTTTCTCTGCATGGTCTACTGGCTCGCACCCAGATCGAAG GTAGGAAAGATACTAAAGATCCCTGTGATCAAGTTCCTCCTCCACTCGGCCTCCTATCTCTGGTTTCTGATCACGTTGCTCGGAGAATCCATAACGATGGAGCTGTATCGAGACAAATTTGCTTCCCGGCAGCAGAACATCCTGCACAGCTCCTTCCACATGGTGTGGGTGGTCG GATTCTTCTGGTACGAGTGCAAGGAAGTGTGGATCGAAGGGTTGCGGAGCTACTTCCTGGACTGGTGGAACTGCTTGGACGTGATGGTGCTCAGCATGTACCTGGCGTCCTTTGCCTTGCGTGTGCTCATCATGCTCAAAGGCATCTTCCTCTGCAAAGACCACAGCGGCGCAGAGGAGTGCGTCTACTTCACTCAGACTG TGCGTAAGGACTGGCATCAGGAGGACCCCCAGCTGATTGCAGAGGTGCTGTTCGCAGTGACCAGCATGCTGAGCTTCACACGTCTGGCGTACATCCTGCCAGCCCACGAGTCTCTGGGAACTCTGCAGATCTCCATAGGGAAGATGATTGACGACATGATGAG attcatgTTCATACTGATGATCATTGGGACGGCCTTCCTCTGCGGCATCAACAACGTCTACGTTCCCTATGTCATCTCTCCACATCTTGGCAG GTTTAATGAGACGTTCCACTTCTTATTCTGGACCATGTTCGGTGTGGCCAACCAGGACTACGTGGACATGCCGCAGTACGTGTTGGCAGAGTTCGTGGGGAGGATCCTCTACGGCATCTTCACGCTTGTCATCGTCATCGTCCTGCTCAACATGCTCATTGCTATGATCACCAACTCCTTCCAGAAAATCGAG gatgACGCAGATGTCGAGTGGAAGTTTGCAAGGTCGAAGCTGTACCTCAGTTACTTCAGAGAGGGCCTCACCATGCCTGTGCCCTTTAATATCATCCCCTCACCCAAAGCTGTGTTTTACATCATAAG GGGAATCTTTCGacgactctgctgctgcttcaactGTAATCCTGAGGATAAATATCCTCCAATAACCTCTATG aacAACGGCGATGGATCCGAAGAAATACCTTACCGGCAGCAGGTGATCAGAGCGCTGGTGCAGCGCTACATTGAGTCGGCTCGCAGGGAGTTTGAGGAGAGCAAGAGGAAAG ATATCGGCAATCGGATCACTGAGCTGAGCAAAGCGGTCGTCAGGATTCACAGTGATATGAAGGTGGTCCAGCAGCTTCTGACGGACGATGGACAGAATGTAAGCGATGCGCTGACCAAGGACGGCGCCTCTGTCCTGGGAAAATACATCATAGGCGCCAAGAACAATTTCAGAGGCTTTACCAccagacaggaagacaaaagCACACCGCTTTCAGTGGCTGTGcaccacagagaggaaggagcggATAAAGAAAAGGTCGACTCAGATGTAAAACAGGAATCAGACGCACAGCAGAGTCAGGAAGGTGGATGTGGAGCAGACGAATCAAAGCAGGTAACAGACTGTGATGTGGTGAAAATGGAGGAAGGCAGAGCTACGGCTGAGCTGGGAGATGATAAGGAAGCGGAGAAAAAGGAGCAGGgggaagcagagagaaatgaaaacactgacagtaaagtgaaagaggaggtggtggcggGGACAAGTTTTGATAATGTAGGAGAAAAGGTGAAAGCCGAGGACACACAGgttgaggcagaaaaacaaggggagggagggattCTCACGGGGGGAAAGGTGGgcgagaaacacacagagacgaCTCCCAAGCAAGCTGAAAGCGTCAAAGCGAACAATGAGAAGGCAGACGCAAAGAGCCTAGCGATCAAGTTCAAAGACgcagagctgcaggaaaagAAAGTGGAAGCAAAGTGGATGAAGGGCAAGAAGGTTGAGCCTAATGTAGAGGAGAAGTGTGGCGTCAGGGAGGGCAGTGACAAGCCTGGAGCCAAGAAAACCATCCCCTCCCCGACGGGCAGCAGCATCTCCCAGGACACAGGCTTCGGTTCTCAGGAAGGAGAGGGCTCCATAGATGGGGTGCTAGTGAGACCGTAG
- the LOC119030806 gene encoding ribonucleoside-diphosphate reductase large subunit-like: protein MHVIKRDGRQEVVTFDKITSRIQKLCYGLNSDFVDPAQITMKVIQGLYSGVTTVELDTLAAETAATLTTKHPDYALLAARIAVSNLHKETKKVFSDVMEDLYNYVNPLNKRHSPMIAKETLDIIMENKARLNSAIIYDRDFSYNFFGFKTLERSYLLKINGKVAERPQHMLMRVAVGIHKGDIDAAIETYNLLSEKWFTHASPTLFNAGTNRPQLSSCFLLAMKEDSIEGIYDTLKQCALVSKSAGGIGLAVSCIRATGSYIAGTNGNSNGLVPMLRVYNNTARYVDQGGNKRPGAFAVYLEPWHFDVFEFLDLKKNTGKEEQRARDLFFAMWIPDLFMKRVESNQDWSLLCPSECPGLEECWGEEFEQLYTRYEKEGRAKRVVKAQQVWHAIIESQTETGTPYMLYKDACNRKSNQQNLGTIKSSNLCTEIVEYTSKDEVAVCNLASIALNMYVTPERTFDFKKLASVTKVIVRNLNKIIDINYYPVPEAERSNMRHRPIGIGVQGLADAFILMRYPFESSEAQLLNIQIFETIYYAALEASCELAEKLGTYETYAGSPVSKGILQYDMWDKTPTDLLDWKALKEKIAKHGVRNSLLLAPMPTASTAQILGNNESIEAYTSNIYTRRVLSGEFQIVNPHLLKDLTERGLWSDEMKNQLIAQNGSIQGIEEIPDDLKQLYKTVWEISQKTVLKMAADRGAYIDQSQSLNIHIAEPNYGKLTSMHFYGWKLGLKTGMYYLRTKPAANPIQFTLNKEKLKEAQTTKSEEEEAAEAAAIKERNTAAMVCSLANRDECLMCGS, encoded by the exons ATGCATGTCATTAAGCGAG ATGGACGTCAGGAGGTAGTCACCTTTGATAAAATCACATCTCGCATCCAGAAGCTTTGCTATGGGCTCAACAGTGACTTTGTGGACCCT GCTCAGATCACAATGAAGGTGATCCAGGGTCTGTACAGTGGAGTCACCACTGTGGAGCTGGACACTCTGGCAGCAGAGACCGCGGCCACCCTCACCACAAAACATCCCGACTATGCACTCCTGGCCGCACGAATCGCTGTGTCgaacctgcacaaagagaccAAGAAAGTATTCAGTG ATGTGATGGAAGACCTCTACAACTATGTGAACCCATTAAATAAACGTCATTCTCCTATGATCGCCAAGGAGACCCTCGACATCATCATGGAAAACAAGGCT CGCCTCAACTCTGCCATCATTTACGACAGAGACTTCTCTTACAACTTCTTTGGCTTCAAG ACTCTTGAGCGGTCGTATTTGTTGAAGATTAATGGCAAAG TTGCTGAGAGGCCCCAGCACATGCTCATGAGAGTGGCAGTCGGGATACATAAGGGAGACATTGATGCCGCCATCGAGACCTACAACCTGCTGTCAGAGAAGTGGTTCACCCACGCCTCACCTACTCTGTTTAATGCAGGCACCAACAGGCCACAGCTGTCCAG TTGTTTCTTGTTAGCCATGAAGGAAGACAGCATCGAGGGTATTTACGACACACTGAAGCAGTGCGCTCTCGTCTCCAAATCAGCTGGAGGTATTGGACTGGCAGTGAGCTGTATCAGAGCAACAGGCAGCTATATTGCTGGG ACAAATGGCAACTCCAATGGACTGGTACCTATGCTCCGAGTCTACAACAACACAGCACGCTACGTGGACCAGGGCGGAAACAAG AGACCTGGAGCCTTCGCTGTGTACCTAGAGCCGTGGCATTTCGATGTCTTTGAATTCCTGGATTTGAAGAAGAACACAGgtaaagaggagcagagggcCAGAGACCTGTTCTTTGCCATGTGGATCCCAGACCTCTTCATGAAACGAGTGGAAAGCAATCAG GACTGGTCTCTATTGTGTCCCAGTGAATGTCCCGGGTTAGAGGAGTGTTGGGGAGAGGAGTTTGAGCAGCTCTACACTCG aTATGAAAAGGAGGGCAGGGCTAAGCGTGTGGTGAAGGCTCAGCAGGTGTGGCATGCCATCATTGAGTCTCAAACCGAAACCGGTACGCCATACATGCTGTACAAGGACGCCTGCAACAGAAAGAGCAACCAGCAGAATCTGGGCACCATCAAATCCAGCAATCTTTGCACAGAGATCGTAGAGTACACAAGCAAAGATGAG GTTGCTGTTTGTAACCTGGCATCCATTGCCCTCAACATGTATGTCACCCCAGAAAGGACCTTTGACTTCAAAAAGCTTGCATCTGTCACCAAAGTCATCGTCAGGAACCTCAATAAGATTATTGACATCAACTACTACCCAGTGCCTgag GCTGAAAGGTCAAACATGCGCCACAGGCCAATTGGAATCGGCGTGCAGGGTCTGGCTGATGCCTTCATCCTTATGCGTTATCCATTTGAAAGCTCAGAGGCCCAACTGCTCAACATTCAGATCTTCGAGACAATCTACTACGCTGCCCTAGAGGCCAGCTGTGAGCTTGCAGAAAAACTCGGCACTTATGAAACCTATGCCGGCTCACCAGTGAGCAAGGGG atcCTTCAGTATGACATGTGGGATAAAACTCCAACAGATTTGTTGGACTGGAAAGCATTGAAGGAGAAAATCGCCAA GCATGGTGTTAGGAACAGTCTGCTCTTGGCCCCTATGCCCACTGCTTCCACTGCCCAAATCCTGGGAAACAACGAGTCCATTGAGGCGTACACCAGCAACATCTACACCCGCAGGGTGCTCTCTGGAGAGTTCCAG ATTGTAAATCCTCACCTGCTGAAGgacctgacagagagaggactGTGGAGTGATGAAATGAAGAACCAGCTGATTGCTCAGAACGGGTCCATCCAG GGTATTGAGGAGATCCCTGATGATCTGAAGCAGCTGTATAAGACTGTGTGGGAAATCTCCCAGAAGACCGTCCTCAAGATGGCAGCAGATCGTGGCGCCTACATTGACCAGAGCCAGTCTCTGAATATCCACATTGCTGAGCCAAACTATGGCAAATTGACCAGCATGCACTTCTATGGGTGGAAGTTG GGACTGAAAACTGGTATGTACTACCTGCGGACGAAGCCTGCTGCCAACCCCATTCAGTTCACCCTGAACAAGGAGAAGCTAAAGGAGGCCCAGACAACcaagagtgaggaggaggaggcggcggaggCGGCGGCAATCAAAGAGCGCAACACTGCTGCCATGGTCTGCTCATTAGCAAACAGAGACGAGTGCCTGATGTGTGGTTCATAA
- the rnf121 gene encoding RING finger protein 121 yields MAGVFEVEVDGVEHDHGLEHHNEPNQFDVSKLSPEEKWRVEHARMHAKHKGHEAMHAEMVLILIVTLVVAQLVLVQWKQRHPKSYNLVTLFQMWVVPLYFTTKLHWWRFLSTWFIFSVITAYISYRATRKPLACTTPRLVYKWFLLLYKISYATGIVGYSVVMFTLFGINLIFRIKPEDAMDFGVSLLFYGLYYGVLGRDFAEMCADFMASTVGYYSASGMPTKHLSDNICAVCGQPILVDVSEEGIIENTYRLSCNHVFHEFCIRGWCIVGKKQMCPYCKEKVDLKRMFSNPWERPHVMYGQLLDWLRYLVAWQPVIIGFVQGINYVLGLE; encoded by the exons ATGGCCGGGGTGTTTGAGGTGGAGGTTGATGGTGTAGAGCACGACCATGGGCTGGAGCATCACAATGAACCGAACCAG tTTGATGTGTCGAAGCTTTCACCAGAGGAGAAGTGGAG GGTGGAGCATGCAAGAATGCATGCTAAGCACAAAGGCCATGAGGCCATGCACGCAGAGATGGTGCTCATCCTCATCGTGACCCTTGTCGTCGCCCAGCTAGTCCTCGTGCAGTGGAAACAGAGACATCCAAAGTCTTACAAT CTGGTGACTCTGTTCCAGATGTGGGTAGTTCCTCTCTACTTCACTACCAAACTTCACTGGTGGAGGTTCCTGTCCACCTGGTTTATCTTCTCTGTCATCACAGCGTACATTTCCTACCGTGCCACTCGCAAGCCACTGGCCTGCACCACACCGAG GTTGGTGTATAAGTGGTTCCTACTTCTCTACAAGATCAGCTACGCCACAGGAATAGTTGGCTATAGCGTCGTCATGTTTACACTTTTTGGTATAAACCTAATATTCAG GATAAAGCCGGAGGATGCCATGGACTTCGGTGTTTCTCTACTGTTCTACGGTCTGTACTACGGAGTCCTTGGAAGAGACTTTGCTGAGATGTGTGCAGACTTCATGGCTTCAACCGTTGGG TATTACAGTGCATCCGGCATGCCAACCAAGCACCTCTCTGACAATATCTGTGCTGTGTGCGGTCAGCCCATCCTCGTAGATGTCAGCGAGGAGGGCATTATCGAGAACACGTACAGATTATCCTGCAACCATGT GTTCCATGAGTTCTGCATAAGAGGATGGTGTATCGTCGGAAAGAAGCAGATGTGCCCGTACTGCAAAGAGAAAGTGGATCTGAAGAGGATGTTCAGTAACCC ctgggAGAGGCCACATGTCATGTATGGACAACTTTTAGACTGGCTTCGGTACTTGGTGGCCTGGCAGCCTGTTATTATTGGATTTGTGCAAGGTATCAACTACGTGCTGGGTTTGGAGTGA
- the LOC119030808 gene encoding interleukin-1 receptor accessory protein-like isoform X2, with amino-acid sequence MKLPSVVKVSEDESPKIIGPRRITIKAQPGQRLLLHCEAFANCEPDQTIIYWLINGSFPEDTPSSGRIVESEESTLAEGAILQRSLLLKNITSEDLKSTFTCVVTNAAGTAQKFTRLKRSGCHVGKNRKQ; translated from the exons ATGAAGCTGCCGTCTGTTGTCAAAG TTTCTGAGGATGAATCTCCAAAGATCATTGGGCCGCGTCGCATCACCATAAAAGCTCAGCCAG GACAGCGGCTGCTTCTTCACTGTGAGGCGTTTGCAAATTGTGAACCTGATCAGACAATCATCTACTGGCTTATCAATGGCTCTTTCCCTGAGGACACGCCCAGCAGTGGCAGAATCGTAGAGTCAGAGGA atccACGTTGGCGGAAGGTGCAATCCTTCAGAGGAGTCTGCTGTTGAAGAACATCACATCAGAGGACCTCAAATCCACCTTCACCTGTGTGGTGACCAATGCTGCTGGAACAGCCCAAAAGTTCACAAGACTAAAAAGGAGTGGTTGTCATgtgggaaaaaacagaaagcaatga
- the LOC119030808 gene encoding interleukin-1 receptor accessory protein-like isoform X1, whose translation MKLPSVVKALGSLCLLLADGFPVSEDESPKIIGPRRITIKAQPGQRLLLHCEAFANCEPDQTIIYWLINGSFPEDTPSSGRIVESEESTLAEGAILQRSLLLKNITSEDLKSTFTCVVTNAAGTAQKFTRLKRSGCHVGKNRKQ comes from the exons ATGAAGCTGCCGTCTGTTGTCAAAG CTCTGGGAtctttgtgtctgctgctcGCAGATGGATTTCCAG TTTCTGAGGATGAATCTCCAAAGATCATTGGGCCGCGTCGCATCACCATAAAAGCTCAGCCAG GACAGCGGCTGCTTCTTCACTGTGAGGCGTTTGCAAATTGTGAACCTGATCAGACAATCATCTACTGGCTTATCAATGGCTCTTTCCCTGAGGACACGCCCAGCAGTGGCAGAATCGTAGAGTCAGAGGA atccACGTTGGCGGAAGGTGCAATCCTTCAGAGGAGTCTGCTGTTGAAGAACATCACATCAGAGGACCTCAAATCCACCTTCACCTGTGTGGTGACCAATGCTGCTGGAACAGCCCAAAAGTTCACAAGACTAAAAAGGAGTGGTTGTCATgtgggaaaaaacagaaagcaatga
- the nlrc3l1 gene encoding NLR family CARD domain-containing protein 3: MLSLIRPVGGSICFMTYFRPRGLSREKKKLWLLNRRSETKVQTVRKPTRETKKFACHVIKMAANLNNTMDDTDLEMATPAGSSSFGEAVSGRGQSASGEEEDDELYYIPERRPSLDLGPSPMDTSQWHYVDQASLPALGYWSMTSEESSDDITDKDGSSTRVQLDRADSFSSCYSMDSDDCEKRIPKVKNKDDTPVEPSDTPELIRDPNEKRHPSMTVKFTFKAICTTLGKLSEGDIRTFKRMLWKRYPQSFNIPPQGMDMVDLVDRLLECYDLEVSMQITKTLLEAIGQKKLVRFLETLCLRNEVRHDLCVTLKSKFGEVCEGSQGEKRPLDDVFTDLHITTTCDNGPNIEHEVMTIPKLDSNREEGKLLSTKDVLSAKRLERSSFKLLMIIGVAGSGKSMAVRRLVLDWMEERSHQHVAFLFPLLLRDLKQFEGSKISLLQILNTLYPATKKLREEDFTSEDCKIMFIFDGLDEYNGKLDFHNTDILSEHTDVTTLNVIVVNLLRGRLLYRGLFVITSRSQVQRYIPWDTPYDEIDVCGFRDSEREVYFNKRFRDPDQAAQVIAYINSCKTLRIMCHLPLFCSLVADEHERIFRQPGAQAELPRGLTNIYTKLMLTLIRQQRIFRAPDHSPDKEREFLTKLGKLAYNMLEKNQFKITKTDWKETGLSAEEAVINSGLCIQYITKPFVLFQEKVISFIHPTMQEYMAALYVFLSFRNQGKNIFEQHLKQKVRGILKGHKSIELYKNAVDRSLLCEDGKLDIFLRFLFGMSVKTNRELLKPFCTSSFKWSAYTEDAAALIRKKMSENQNPARNSNLQRCLEELGV, translated from the exons ATGTTGTCCCTCATCCGGCCTGTAGGGGGCAGCATCTGCTTTATGACGTATTTCCGCCCCCGCGGTTTGTCacgagagaagaagaaactttGGCTCCTGAACCGAAGAAGTGAAACGAAG GTACAGACAGTCCGGAAACCAACCCGGGAAACAAAAAAGTTTGCTTGTCATGTCATCAAGATGGCTGCCAATCTGAACAATACGATGGACGACACTGATCTAGAGATGGCCACGCCAGCAGGCAGCTCTTCCTTTGGGGAGGCAGTGTCTGGTAGAGGACAGAGTGCGTCtggtgaagaagaggatgacGAGCTCTACTACATCCCTGAAAGAAGACCCTCTCTGGACTTGGGACCGAGTCCGATGGATACGAGCCAGTG gcattATGTGGATCAGGCCTCGCTTCCAGCTCTGGGCTACTGGTCAATGACAAGTGAGGAGAGCTCAGACGACATCACTGACAAAGATGGATCCTCCACGAG GGTCCAGCTGGACAGAGCCGATTCATTCTCTAGCTGCTACTCCATGGACAGTGACGACTGTGAAAAGAGAATCCCTAA ggttaaaaacaaagatgatacCCCTGTAGAGCCTTCTGACACTCCTGAGTTAATCCGTGACCCAAATGAGAAACGACATCCTTCTATGACTGTGAAATTCACATTTAAG GCTATTTGTACAACCCTTGGGAAGCTGTCAGAGGGAGATATTAGAACATTCAAGAGGATGCTGTGGAAGCGTTACCCGCAGTCATTCAACATTCCTCCACAAGGCATGGACATGGTGGACCTTGTGGACCGGCTGCTTGAGTGCTATGACCTGGAGGTGTCCATGCAGATCACCAAAACACTTCTTGAAGCAATTGGCCAGAAGAAGCTGGTTAGGTTCCTCGAGACTTTGTGCCTCAGAA atGAAGTACGTCACGATTTATGCGTGACCCTGAAGAGTAAATTCGGCGAAGTATGTGAGGGTTCACAGGGAGAGAAGAGACCCCTTGATGACGTCTTCACTGATCTCCACATAACCACAACATGTGATAATGGCCCAAATATTGAACATGAGGTCATGACCATACCAAAGCTGGACAGCAACCGCGAAGAAGGGAAACTGCTTTCTACTAAAGATGTTCTGAGCGCTAAAAGGCTGGAGCGCTCAAGCTTTAAGCTTCTAATGATCATCGGAGTGGCAGGGTCAGGGAAGTCCATGGCGGTCAGAAGGTTGGTCCTCGACTGGATGGAAGAGCGGTCCCACCAACATGTGGCTTTCTTGTTTCCCTTGCTGTTAAGAGATCTCAAACAGTTTGAGGGTTCAAAGATCTCCCTGTTGCAAATATTGAACACACTGTACCCCGCAACAAAGAAGCTAAGGGAAGAGGATTTTACATCAGAGGATTGCAAAATAATGTTTATCTTTGACGGTCTTGATGAGTACAATGGTAAACTTGACTTTCATAACACTGACATTCTCAGTGAACACACCGATGTCACCACACTGAACGTAATCGTGGTCAACCTCCTCAGAGGGAGGCTGCTGTACCGCGGCTTATTCGTGATCACCTCTCGGTCGCAGGTACAGCGCTACATTCCTTGGGACACGCCTTACGATGAGATCGACGTGTGTGGTTTCCGTGACTCTGAAAGGGAAGTGTACTTCAACAAGAGATTTCGGGACCCAGATCAGGCAGCTCAAGTTATCGCGTACATAAACTCTTGCAAAACCCTCCGCATCATGTGCCACCTCCCCTTGTTCTGCTCTCTGGTGGCTGATGAGCACGAGCGCATATTTAGGCAGCCGGGGGCACAGGCAGAGCTGCCCAGGGGCCTCACCAACATTTACACAAAGCTGATGCTCACACTCATACGCCAACAACGCATATTTCGAGCTCCAGATCATAGCccagataaagagagagaattcCTCACGAAACTTGGAAAACTGGCCTATAACATGCTGGAAAAGAACCAGTTTAAGATCACCAAGACAGACTGGAAGGAGACTGGACTCAGCGCTGAGGAGGCTGTGATCAACAGCGGCCTGTGCATACAATACATCACAAAGCCATTTGTCTTATTTCAGGAGAAGGTCATCAGCTTCATCCACCCCACCATGCAGGAGTACATGGCTGCCCTGTATGTGTTTCTCTCCTTTAGAAACCAGGGCAAGAACATTTTTGAGCAGCACCTGAAACAGAAGGTCCGGGGGATCCTAAAGGGACACAAGTCAATCGAACTGTACAAGAACGCTGTGGACAGAAGCCTGCTGTGCGAGGACGGCAAACTAGACATTTTCCTGCGTTTCTTGTTTGGCATGAGTGTCAAGACCAATCGGGAACTTCTCAAACCGTTCTGCACGTCTTCTTTCAAGTGGTCAGCGTACACTGAAGATGCCGCTGCGCTcatcaggaagaagatgagTGAAAACCAGAATCCTGCGAGAAATAGCAACTTGCAGCGTTGCCTGGAAGAGCTGGGCGTGTGA